A single Mus caroli chromosome 15, CAROLI_EIJ_v1.1, whole genome shotgun sequence DNA region contains:
- the Krt79 gene encoding keratin, type II cytoskeletal 79: MRSSLSRQTFSTKGGFSSNSASGGGGSRMRTSYSSVTMSRGSGGGGGVRSGSSSGGFGSRSLYNLGGKNISVSMACGASSGRALGGFGSGAYVGLGAGRQTFGPVCPPGGIQEVTVNQSLLTPLNVEIDPEIQRVRTQEREQIKTLNNKFASFIDKVRFLEQQNKVLETKWALLQEQSQNTGVARSLEPFFENYLSTLRRQLDTKQSERGRLDMELRNVQDNLEDFKNKYEDEINKRTALENEFVVLKKDVDAAFMGRVDLHGKVDSLTQEIDFLQHLFEMELSQVQTNVSDTNVILSMDNNRNLDLDSIIAEVKAQYELIAQKSRAEAESWYQTKYEELQVTAGKHGDSLRDTKNEIAELTRTTQRLQGEVDAAKKQCQQLQTAIAEAEQNGEMALKDAKKKLSDLDSALHQAKEDMARMLREYQDLVSVKLALDVEIATYRKLLESEESRMSGDCPSAISISVTGNSTSVCAGGAAGFGNGLSLGGAGGASKGGFGASVSYGAAKGGQVSGGTSILRKTTTVKTSSRRY; this comes from the exons ATGCGGTCCTCTTTGTCCAGGCAGACTTTCTCCACTAAAGGAGGCTTCAGCTCTAACTCAGCCAGCGGAGGTGGTGGGAGTCGGATGCGAACCAGCTACAGCTCAGTGACTATGTCCAGGGGGAGCGGCGGTGGCGGTGGGGTCCGCTCTGGGTCCAGCTCTGGGGGCTTTGGCAGCCGGAGCCTCTACAACTTGGGAGGCAAGAATATCTCCGTCAGCATGGCTTGTGGGGCCTCCTCTGGCCGGGCACTAGGAGGCTTTGGCAGTGGGGCCTATGTGGGCCTAGGGGCTGGCAGGCAGACATTTGGGCCAGTCTGTCCTCCCGGGGGGATCCAGGAAGTCACTGTCAACCAGAGCCTGCTGACACCTCTCAATGTGGAGATAGACCCCGAGATTCAGCGGGTGCGCACCCAGGAGCGCGAGCAGATCAAGACCCTCAACAACAAGTTTGCCTCCTTTATTGATAAG GTGCGCTTCCTGGAACAACAGAACAAGGTGCTGGAGACGAAGTGGGCACTGCTGCAGGAGCAGAGCCAGAACACGGGGGTCGCCAGGAGCCTGGAGCCTTTCTTTGAGAATTATCTGAGCACCCTGAGGAGGCAGCTGGATACCAAACAGAGTGAGCGGGGCCGGCTGGATATGGAGCTGAGGAACGTACAGGATAATCTGGAGGACTTCAAGAACAA GTATGAGGATGAAATCAACAAACGCACTGCCCTGGAGAATGAGTTTGTGGTGCTCAAGAAG GATGTAGATGCCGCATTCATGGGCAGAGTGGATCTGCATGGCAAAGTGGACAGCTTGACACAAGAGATTGACTTCCTGCAACATCTCTTTGAGATG GAGCTGAGCCAAGTGCAGACCAATGTGTCTGACACCAACGTGATACTGTCCATGGACAACAACCGCAATTTGGATTTGGACAGCATCATCGCTGAAGTCAAAGCCCAGTATGAGCTGATTGCCCAGAAGAGCCGGGCTGAGGCTGAGTCCTGGTACCAGACCAAA TATGAAGAGCTGCAGGTGACAGCTGGGAAGCACGGGGACAGCCTTCGAGACACTAAAAACGAGATTGCAGAACTCACTCGCACCACTCAGAGACTGCAGGGCGAGGTGGATGCAGCCAAGAAGCAG TGCCAGCAGCTGCAGACAGCCATCGCAGAAGCAGAGCAGAATGGGGAGATGGCGCTCAAGGACGCTAAGAAGAAGCTTAGCGATCTAGACTCAGCCCTGCACCAGGCCAAAGAGGACATGGCCCGGATGCTGCGTGAATACCAGGATCTTGTGAGCGTCAAGCTGGCCCTGGATGTGGAGATCGCCACCTACCGCAAGCTGCTGGAGAGCGAGGAGAGCAG GATGTCTGGAGATTGTCCCAGCGCAATCAGCATCT CGGTGACCGGCAACTCTACCTCCGTGTGCGCAGGCGGCGCGGCTGGCTTCGGGAACGGCCTCTCTCTGGGCGGGGCTGGCGGGGCCAGCAAGGGCGGCTTTGGTGCTAGTGTGAGCTATGGCGCTGCCAAAGGCGGTCAGGTCTCTGGGGGAACCTCCATCCTACGGAAGACCACTACAGTCAAGACCTCTAGCCGGAGATACTAG
- the Krt78 gene encoding keratin, type II cytoskeletal 78 — MSLSPCRAQRGFSAHSACSSFSGARGRTGFSSRSLSSSRRCRGSSCGRAWGAETRQGMRFGQGKGGPGFSQCPPGGIQAVTVDQSLLTPLKIEVDPQFQVVKSQETREIRSLNNQFASFIDKVRFLEQQNKVLETKWELLQQLQGNRSPQGLECIFETCLARLRQQLEELQRERRALDSELKTYQDQEDEYKSKYDQEAYKHASVQNDFVVLKKDVDEVFQSKMDLEGNLESLKEHVCFLTRLYEEELGQLKTQADDMSVVLSMDNNRCLDFSDIIAEVRARYEEITRTSKAEAEAVFQTKYQELQESAQLQGNSMKEAQVQISQLRQAIHRLQSQIGSLRKQNDSLQSAIADAEQQGEMAVRDAQAKLDELEAALRTAKQDMAQMLRDYQELMGTKLSLDVEIATYRRLLESEECRISKEHTSQVTIGECGGQVSMPRGECGGQVGTCGHRGWQGSFGSGGCSSIVTGGFEIPQGSGYSPIMGSCSVSGSGFSSGSGSSCRTILKKTVESSRKMSVIY; from the exons atgtctctctctccatgccGGGCCCAGAGGGGCTTCAGCGCCCACTCAGCGTGTTCTTCCTTTTCAGGGGCTCGGGGCAGGACTGGCTTCAGCAGCAGGAGCCTTAGCTCCTCCAGGAGATGCAGAGGAAGCTCTTGTGGGAGGGCCTGGGGGGCAGAGACCAGGCAAGGGATGCGGTTTGGGCAGGGTAAGGGAGGGCCTGGGTTTTCCCAGTGCCCTCCAGGGGGCATCCAAGCAGTGACTGTCGACCAGAGTCTGCTGACCCCACTGAAGATCGAGGTTGACCCCCAGTTCCAGGTGGTGAAATCACAGGAGACTCGAGAGATCAGAAGCCTCAACAACCAATTTGCCTCCTTCATTGACAAG GTGCGCTTCCTGGAGCAGCAGAACAAGGTCCTGGAGACCAAGTGGGAGCTGCTGCAACAGCTGCAGGGCAATCGTAGCCCTCAGGGTCTAGAGTGCATCTTCGAAACCTGCCTAGCCCGGCTCAGGCAGCAGCTGGAGGAGCTGCAGAGAGAGCGAAGGGCTCTGGACTCTGAGCTGAAGACCTATCAGGACCAGGAGGATGAATATAAGTCCAA GTATGACCAGGAAGCGTACAAGCACGCCTCTGTGCAGAATGATTTTGTGGTCCTTAAGAAG GACGTGGATGAGGTTTTCCAGAGCAAGATGGATTTGGAAGGCAACCTGGAGTCCCTGAAAGAACACGTGTGCTTCTTGACACGTCTGTATGAAGAA GAACTGGGACAGCTGAAGACGCAGGCAGATGACATGTCTGTGGTGCTGTCCATGGATAACAATCGTTGCTTGGACTTCAGCGACATCATTGCCGAGGTCCGCGCCCGTTATGAGGAGATCACACGGACTAgcaaggctgaggctgaggctgtgttCCAGACCAAG TACCAGGAACTCCAGGAATCAGCCCAGCTTCAAGGGAACAGCATGAAGGAAGCGCAGGTGCAGATTTCCCAGCTTCGGCAGGCCATACATAGGCTGCAGAGTCAGATTGGGAGCCTCAGGAAGCAG aATGACAGTCTGCAGTCGGCCATCGCTGATGCTGAGCAGCAAGGGGAGATGGCTGTGAGGGATGCCCAGGCCAAGTTGGATGAGCTGGAGGCTGCTCTGAGAACAGCCAAGCAGGACATGGCACAGATGCTACGTGACTACCAGGAACTGATGGGCACGAAGTTGTCCTTGGATGTGGAGATTGCCACGTACCGGAGGTTGCTGGAGAGCGAGGAGTGCAG gATATCCAAGGAGCACACCAGCCAGGTCACTAT aggagaatgtgggggtCAAGTGTCCATGCCTAGAGGAGAATGTGGAGGCCAAGTGGGCACTTGTGGCCACAGAGGCTGGCAAGGTAGCTTTGGGTCTGGAGGCTGCTCTAGCATCGTTACTGGTGGCTTTGAGATACCCCAGGGATCTGGATACAGCCCCATCATGGGTTCCTGTTCCGTATCTGGCTCAGGCTTCAGTTCTGGCTCTGGCTCCAGCTGCCGCACCATCCTGAAGAAGACAGTGGAATCAAGTCGGAAGATGTCTGTCATTTATTGA